The following DNA comes from Oncorhynchus mykiss isolate Arlee chromosome 16, USDA_OmykA_1.1, whole genome shotgun sequence.
CAGGTAACAGGCATGGTTATAGGCTCAAGTGTTATGGCTAATGCTATAGGCTCATGGTAAAGTAACGCTAACACTGTACTTAAAAGGGTTGTTACTCTCTTTTTACTGTGTAATATGCTGCTGTTGTCCGCTCAGGTCTCTGGAGGCCACTCCTGTCCCTCTGTCAGACCCAGGCCTTGTCATCCTCATCAGTAACTCGAACGTGAAGCATTCTCTGACGGGCAGCGAGTACCCTAGCAGACGACGACAGTGTGAGGAGGCAGCTGCCATCTTGGAAAAGGCCAGCCTGAGAGATGCCACACTGAAGGATCTGGAGGGTAAGAACGAGAGGATGTTCTAGTCTAATACAGTCAATCATCATGTTCTGATATTTcttttgatccccccccccccccccccccccattgttcCAGATGCTAAGAGCCGATTGGACGATGAGACCTATCGAAGGGCTCGTCATGTAATTGAGGAGATAGAGCGGACGGCCCAGGCAGCAGAGGCCCTGAAGAAAGGGGCCTACAAAGAGTTTGGCAAACTCATGGTAGAAAGCCACAACTCACTCAGGTGAATAGAGAACACCCTCATAGAAATCTTCAGTCAATGTGTTAATGTCCAGAATACTTTTTTTCTGCATGAAAACCATGATAGAAATGCATCCCTCGGTAATGTGTTCCCTACTGTCAGGGACTTGTATGAAGTGAGCTGCAAGGAGCTGGATGAGCTGGTGTCTGCAGCCGTAGAGGTggagggtgtgtttggcagcagGATGACAGGGGGAGGGTTTGGAGGATGTACCGTCACACTACTGCAGGCTGAAGCCATAGACAGGACCATGCAGCACATACAGGTgaggaagaacacacacacacggcaggtgaattgttagatattactgctctgttggaactaggaacacaagcatttcgctacatccgcaataacatctCCATTCACACACTGTGAAGGGAACTTGGTGACAAGCTTGCACAAACGAATCACTGTGGATAAAAGCACTTTTAGAATTTCTTCTGTCACTTTAAGACAAACTGCTCGGTCCCGGGGCTGTGTCTTGCCCGGAcagccctgagagagagaaagagagagagagtgtgtgtgtgtggttgtgcacgcacgcctgtctgtgtgtgtgtgtgagagcactgAGCATGGGTTACGGCAGGAGAATAAAAGCTAGCAGCTTTCCTTTATTAGCATTCGAGTCCGGTCGCCTCGCTGTCCTTCTCTCCCGTCTCCCACTGCCAGCAGCTCTGAAACAAACAGCCTTTTGCAACTAGCCAGGCCTCAGCTCACTGACAGGAATCCTAAACAGCACAAGACCATGAAGAAACAGAACTACTGATAGATAAATCGACCTGCGCAGAACACCGGCTTTTTACAGATCCAGCTTCCAGACACACTGGAACTATATTTTCTGATCTTTTTTGTCTTCTCATCATTCTCGGGTCTTTTTGTGACTCGCTCATATCCCGGATACAGATTCGCCCTTCCACCTCTGAAACCAAAGTGTCTTCAGGATACAAAAGACACTTGAAACTTCTAAGTTTGTTTGAACAGCACTGCATTCCATAGAAAAGAGACAAGAACAGGAGTGTTCCACAAGAGTTCCACCACTTCCAATCCAGAGTGTTCTAATCTTGTGTTCTAACCTGAGCAGAGGTCGTCTCAGTGCCTGAGGATGTTGAACCTAAACTCCCCGGACAGCAACACTTATAGCAACAGTAACTCCCTGTCGGATCCCGTGTCTCTCAACGTTGGCGGGGAGATCTACACCACGACCCTGGACACTCTGACACGCTACCAAGACTCCATGCTGGGGGCTATGTTCACCGGACAGATCTCCACGCTCCGGGACAAACAAGGAAACGTGTTCATCGACCGCGATGGGAAAGTTTTCCGCTATATCCTGAACTTCCTGCGTTCCAGCTCCCTGGACCTGCCGGAGGGGTTCTCTGAGATGAGGCTGCTGAGGAGGGAGGCAGATTTCTTCCAGATACGCCCCCTACTGGATGAGATACGGCGGCGCGTCGAGGCCGGACCGCTCAGCCTGAGAGACGCACCCAGAAGAGCCATGCTGCTGTTGGATGTGGactgccaggtgtgtgtgtgtgtttttctttgcGTGTTTGCTAGCGTTGTAGTGTAAGCATGCGTGTATGCATGTGGGTTGGTTAATGTGGATCGTGGGTGTGCCTCCACATTAGCACTGCAGCATCAACCTGTCGTTCTCATTCCAGGTACGCGTGCTACACTTCAACCTACGCCGTGCTCCCGAGAACTACGAACTCCGCACATGCTCAGTGCGCATCCTCACTGCCGAAATCTTCTGTACCTGGCGTGCCTTTCTGGTTCTCCTCTGTGAGCGCTTCTCATACCGTAACACCCAGGGTcctacctcccccctccccaGTGACCAGCGCCACAACCGGCTCAAACTGGAGTGGGTTCCCCGGCCAGACGAACTTCCCCAGGACCAGTATGAGAAACAGCAGTACCGAGGACTCGTCGTCTCGGACTCTTgggccacacagacacactctgggGACCTATGTGATGTCATCATCCCGCGCCGCAGCCCTTGTGAGGTCAAAGACATGCGCGGGTTTGTGGAGGAGCTGCTGACGGTGTCTCTGGCGGAGGGTTTTAGGGTCGACTCAGTGACCCCTGACCCCATGGACATTTTGAACTGCCGTACTCTGCAGCTTGTGCGTTAGTGATATAGCTCATTCCAGCTCACCACTGAACCACCAGTCATAGACTTACTAAAATAACAAAGGTCACCCTATATTGTTTCCAACCTACTGAAAATTACTGCTTatgaatggtctataactaacaGACTTTACTCACATTGGAAAGGTCGATCTATAATGTTTACAATCCTCTCTTTGATGTGAAGCTGAGACTGATCCTGCCATCTGAACCCTCTAACGAACTCTGACCTCAGTAGCCCTGCCGTGGAGTCCGTTCTAAACTGTAGG
Coding sequences within:
- the galk1 gene encoding galactokinase isoform X1, yielding MASPVPSVSELVAEARRVYEQSFGGDGPQVAVCAPGRVNLIGEHIDYNQGFVLPMALPMVTVVVGSRTSGQSASIITAAKDVEEPRRVDFDLPNDKAPLSPGKPSWANYVKGVVQHYRAPPVPGFRAVIASSVPLGGGLSSSASLEVAMYTFLQQLKPDDGDKVAKAVACQKAEHTHAGVPCGIMDQFVSVLGREAHALLIDCRSLEATPVPLSDPGLVILISNSNVKHSLTGSEYPSRRRQCEEAAAILEKASLRDATLKDLEDAKSRLDDETYRRARHVIEEIERTAQAAEALKKGAYKEFGKLMVESHNSLRDLYEVSCKELDELVSAAVEVEGVFGSRMTGGGFGGCTVTLLQAEAIDRTMQHIQRSSQCLRMLNLNSPDSNTYSNSNSLSDPVSLNVGGEIYTTTLDTLTRYQDSMLGAMFTGQISTLRDKQGNVFIDRDGKVFRYILNFLRSSSLDLPEGFSEMRLLRREADFFQIRPLLDEIRRRVEAGPLSLRDAPRRAMLLLDVDCQVRVLHFNLRRAPENYELRTCSVRILTAEIFCTWRAFLVLLCERFSYRNTQGPTSPLPSDQRHNRLKLEWVPRPDELPQDQYEKQQYRGLVVSDSWATQTHSGDLCDVIIPRRSPCEVKDMRGFVEELLTVSLAEGFRVDSVTPDPMDILNCRTLQLVR
- the galk1 gene encoding galactokinase isoform X2 — protein: MASPVPSVSELVAEARRVYEQSFGGDGPQVAVCAPGRVNLIGEHIDYNQGFVLPMALPMVTVVVGSRTSGQSASIITAAKDVEEPRRVDFDLPNDKAPLSPGKPSWANYVKGVVQHYRAPPVPGFRAVIASSVPLGGGLSSSASLEVAMYTFLQQLKPDDGDKVAKAVACQKAEHTHAGVPCGIMDQFVSVLGREAHALLIDCRSLEATPVPLSDPGLVILISNSNVKHSLTGSEYPSRRRQCEEAAAILEKASLRDATLKDLEDAKSRLDDETYRRARHVIEEIERTAQAAEALKKGAYKEFGKLMVESHNSLRDLYEVSCKELDELVSAAVEVEGVFGSRMTGGGFGGCTVTLLQAEAIDRTMQHIQVRVLHFNLRRAPENYELRTCSVRILTAEIFCTWRAFLVLLCERFSYRNTQGPTSPLPSDQRHNRLKLEWVPRPDELPQDQYEKQQYRGLVVSDSWATQTHSGDLCDVIIPRRSPCEVKDMRGFVEELLTVSLAEGFRVDSVTPDPMDILNCRTLQLVR